The following proteins are co-located in the Corynebacterium kalinowskii genome:
- a CDS encoding dihydroorotase — MNFPETGQLAPAASESLLLKNVKPYGEDLVDVFIEDGVITQMGASLEVSADREIDGHGQILLPGLVDMHVHLREPGREDTETLATGSAAAAKGGFTAVFTMANTIPVMDQPTIAESVWLKSQAIGLCDVHPIGSITKGLEGKEITEFGMMARSAAKVRMFSDDGKCVDNPMIMRRAIEYAKGQDVLLAQHCEDLRLSDGAPAHEGQTAARLGLRGWPRAAEESIVARDSLLTRDYGTRMHICHLSTVGSVELVKWAKAQGIPITAEVTPHHLILTDKLLESYDGVYRVNPPLREDHDTAALREALLDGTIDCVATDHAPHGSEEKCVEFEHARPGMLGLETSLSIIADTFVRSGLADWRWVAKVMSERPAEIVRLPGHGRPIAVGEPANLTLVDPERTWVARGEEMDSKAENTPYEGMEFHSKVTTTILRGHVTCAEGKAAEPNTV; from the coding sequence ATGAACTTCCCTGAAACTGGCCAGCTGGCCCCGGCAGCGTCCGAATCCCTGCTTCTGAAGAATGTAAAGCCTTACGGCGAAGACCTCGTTGACGTCTTCATCGAGGACGGCGTGATCACTCAGATGGGCGCATCGCTGGAAGTGTCTGCGGATCGCGAGATCGATGGACATGGCCAGATCCTGCTCCCAGGCCTGGTAGACATGCACGTTCACCTGCGCGAACCCGGCCGCGAGGACACCGAGACCCTGGCTACCGGCTCTGCCGCTGCTGCCAAGGGTGGCTTCACGGCTGTGTTCACCATGGCCAACACCATCCCAGTCATGGATCAGCCCACCATCGCCGAGTCCGTGTGGCTCAAGTCCCAGGCCATCGGCCTGTGCGACGTCCACCCCATCGGGTCTATCACCAAGGGACTTGAAGGTAAGGAAATCACCGAGTTCGGCATGATGGCCCGCTCGGCCGCCAAGGTGCGCATGTTCTCCGACGACGGCAAGTGCGTGGACAACCCGATGATCATGCGACGCGCCATTGAGTATGCAAAGGGCCAGGATGTTCTGCTTGCCCAGCACTGCGAGGACTTGCGGCTTTCCGACGGCGCACCTGCACACGAGGGCCAGACCGCAGCGCGACTCGGGCTCCGAGGATGGCCACGTGCCGCGGAGGAATCCATTGTCGCTCGCGACTCGCTCCTTACTCGCGACTACGGCACCCGCATGCACATCTGTCACTTGTCTACGGTCGGCTCGGTAGAGCTGGTGAAGTGGGCCAAGGCGCAGGGCATTCCAATCACTGCTGAAGTCACCCCACACCACCTCATCCTCACGGACAAGCTGTTGGAATCCTACGACGGCGTGTACCGAGTGAATCCTCCGCTGCGCGAAGACCACGACACTGCTGCACTGCGAGAAGCACTCCTCGACGGAACCATCGACTGTGTGGCTACTGACCACGCTCCGCATGGTTCTGAAGAAAAGTGCGTCGAATTTGAGCATGCGCGACCGGGCATGCTCGGCCTCGAGACCTCGCTGTCTATCATTGCGGACACTTTCGTGCGCTCTGGACTCGCTGACTGGCGATGGGTAGCAAAGGTCATGTCCGAGCGCCCCGCCGAGATTGTGCGCCTGCCTGGTCACGGCCGCCCAATTGCGGTCGGGGAGCCTGCCAACCTGACCCTGGTTGATCCTGAGCGCACCTGGGTTGCCCGTGGCGAAGAGATGGATTCGAAGGCGGAAAACACGCCGTATGAGGGAATGGAGTTCCATTCCAAGGTGACCACGACGATCCTGCGTGGCCACGTAACATGTGCTGAGGGCAAGGCTGCAGAGCCCAACACTGTATAA
- a CDS encoding aspartate carbamoyltransferase catalytic subunit, with amino-acid sequence MKHLLSISDLSKDEIIGLLDEADKFRAALEGREVKKLPTLRGRTIFTMFYENSTRTRSSFETAGKWMSADVINVSASGSSVKKGESLKDTASTLAAVGADAIVMRHPSSGAAQQVAQWLGPNGPSIINAGDGAHQHPTQALLDAVTMRQRLGRLTGLKVVIVGDCLHSRVVRSNVELHAALGNEVVLVAPPTLLPTGVENWPVRVSYEMDDEIKDADVVMMLRVQQERMHGGFFPSHREYATLYGMSKARAASMREDAIVMHPGPMLRGMEMNYHVADGPQTAVLQQVSNGVHVRMAVLFTTLIGTES; translated from the coding sequence ATGAAGCACCTCCTGAGCATTTCCGACCTCAGCAAAGACGAAATCATTGGCCTGCTCGATGAGGCAGACAAATTCCGGGCAGCGCTCGAAGGACGCGAGGTGAAGAAGCTGCCCACCCTGCGTGGCCGCACCATCTTCACCATGTTCTACGAGAACTCCACCCGTACCCGTTCTTCCTTCGAAACCGCCGGCAAATGGATGAGCGCAGACGTCATCAACGTCTCCGCCTCCGGCTCCTCAGTGAAGAAGGGCGAGTCTCTCAAGGACACCGCGTCAACACTAGCTGCGGTAGGCGCCGACGCGATTGTGATGCGACACCCGTCGTCAGGCGCGGCGCAGCAGGTCGCGCAGTGGCTGGGACCAAACGGCCCGTCGATCATCAACGCCGGCGATGGGGCACACCAGCACCCCACGCAGGCGCTTCTCGACGCCGTGACGATGCGCCAACGCCTCGGCCGACTGACCGGCCTGAAGGTAGTCATCGTGGGTGACTGCTTGCATTCACGCGTGGTGCGCTCCAATGTCGAGCTGCACGCAGCTCTTGGCAACGAAGTCGTGCTCGTTGCGCCACCGACGTTGTTGCCTACCGGAGTGGAAAACTGGCCAGTTCGCGTCAGCTACGAGATGGACGATGAGATCAAGGACGCCGACGTCGTCATGATGCTGCGCGTTCAGCAGGAGCGTATGCACGGCGGATTCTTCCCGTCGCACCGCGAGTACGCGACGCTCTATGGCATGTCGAAGGCACGCGCAGCGTCGATGCGCGAGGATGCCATCGTCATGCACCCTGGCCCCATGCTTCGTGGCATGGAAATGAACTACCACGTCGCAGACGGCCCGCAGACGGCAGTGCTGCAACAGGTCAGCAACGGTGTGCACGTGCGCATGGCCGTGCTGTTTACCACTTTGATTGGGACGGAGAGCTAA
- the carA gene encoding glutamine-hydrolyzing carbamoyl-phosphate synthase small subunit, which produces MNNIELVKGSTVFNDVPAKLVLADGRIFTGFGFGATGTTLGEAVFTTAMTGYQESMTDPSFHRQIVVAAAPQIGNTGWNDEDYESHDHRIWVAGLVIRDLAARVSNWRSERSLADEMKKQNIIGISGVDTRALVRHLRDHGSIAAGIFAGEDALRSEDELLKIVQDQPSMAGADLASEVSTDKPYVLEPEGETKYTVVAYDMGIKSQTPRNFAARGIRTVVVPANTPFEEIKQYNPDGVFISNGPGDPATADAMVGIVGDIISADVPLFGICFGNQILGRALGLKTYKMKFGHRGINIPVKDLISGRIDITSQNHGFALEGEAGQEFDSPFGPAHITHVCLNDGTVEGVALKSGRAFSVQYHPESAAGPHDANPLFDQFLALLGSK; this is translated from the coding sequence ATGAATAATATCGAATTAGTGAAAGGCTCCACTGTGTTCAACGACGTACCTGCAAAGCTGGTGCTCGCGGACGGCCGGATCTTTACCGGCTTCGGCTTCGGCGCAACCGGCACCACCCTCGGTGAGGCCGTATTTACCACCGCCATGACTGGCTATCAAGAATCGATGACCGACCCATCTTTCCACCGACAGATTGTGGTCGCCGCTGCGCCGCAGATCGGCAATACCGGTTGGAACGATGAAGACTACGAGTCCCATGACCACCGCATCTGGGTGGCCGGTCTCGTGATCCGTGACTTGGCAGCTCGCGTGTCTAACTGGCGTTCCGAGCGTTCCCTAGCAGATGAAATGAAGAAGCAAAACATCATCGGAATCTCCGGGGTAGATACCCGCGCACTCGTTCGTCACCTGCGCGACCATGGTTCCATTGCTGCAGGAATTTTCGCCGGTGAGGACGCGCTCCGCAGCGAGGACGAGCTGCTAAAGATCGTGCAAGACCAGCCGTCCATGGCAGGTGCCGACCTGGCATCTGAGGTCTCCACTGATAAGCCTTATGTGTTGGAGCCAGAAGGAGAGACCAAGTACACCGTCGTGGCCTACGACATGGGCATCAAGTCTCAGACTCCGCGTAACTTCGCAGCACGTGGCATCCGCACTGTAGTCGTTCCTGCCAATACTCCGTTCGAAGAAATTAAGCAGTACAACCCTGATGGCGTCTTCATCTCCAACGGCCCTGGTGACCCAGCTACCGCGGACGCCATGGTCGGTATCGTTGGCGACATCATCTCCGCCGATGTGCCACTGTTCGGCATTTGCTTCGGCAACCAGATCCTTGGTCGCGCCCTGGGTCTGAAGACCTACAAGATGAAGTTCGGTCACCGCGGTATCAACATCCCAGTCAAGGATTTGATCAGCGGTCGTATCGATATCACCTCCCAGAACCACGGCTTTGCGCTGGAAGGTGAAGCCGGGCAAGAGTTCGATTCACCATTCGGTCCAGCGCACATCACCCACGTTTGCCTTAACGACGGCACCGTAGAAGGCGTTGCACTCAAGAGCGGCCGTGCCTTCTCCGTGCAGTACCACCCAGAGTCCGCAGCTGGCCCACACGACGCAAACCCATTGTTCGACCAGTTCCTGGCCCTGCTGGGTTCCAAGTAA
- a CDS encoding TIGR01777 family oxidoreductase, with protein MSYTTTQFLPFDRDTVWTYHTRLGAVARLTPPFLPMTPVRQAASLADGTTVFALPAGLKWIARHDITAYRRGRQFADDCVSAPIKALAHWRHVHRFEDAPGGTELTDVVDTRVPRAALRASFAYRQRQLLGDLTSAARINPTAITVGITGSRGLVGRALTAFLSTLGVEVVQLTRERAKPGQRLWNPTSPDPQLLDGLNAVIHLAGEPILGRFSDSHKKALRDSRIEPTKKLAELVSTSPTCHTFISASAIGYYGPKCGTDEPVDVHAGPGEGFLADVVADWEAAATTCTKRTVLMRTGMVLSGRGGALPVFKALFSTGLGGSLGTGEQWMSWVSIDDLVDAYAAALFNDSSGPVNAVSPHPVRNSEFAELLSKELRRPALVNIPSIGPKLLLGKEGATEFALADQRVATSLRDLRHPHLAQALGHELGGDHA; from the coding sequence ATGAGCTACACCACCACGCAGTTTCTGCCCTTCGATCGCGATACTGTCTGGACCTATCACACCCGTTTGGGTGCCGTCGCCCGCCTCACTCCCCCGTTTCTACCAATGACGCCGGTGCGTCAGGCAGCCAGCTTGGCCGATGGCACAACGGTATTTGCCCTTCCTGCCGGACTCAAGTGGATCGCACGCCACGACATCACCGCTTATCGACGCGGCCGCCAGTTCGCCGACGACTGTGTCTCGGCGCCCATCAAGGCACTCGCCCACTGGCGCCACGTGCATCGCTTCGAAGATGCCCCAGGAGGAACGGAGCTGACAGATGTCGTGGACACTCGTGTTCCACGCGCCGCACTTCGGGCTTCTTTTGCCTATCGGCAGCGCCAGCTCCTTGGCGATCTCACCTCGGCCGCTCGTATTAATCCCACTGCTATAACCGTCGGAATCACTGGCTCTCGCGGGCTGGTCGGCCGAGCTTTAACGGCCTTTCTGTCCACGCTTGGAGTCGAAGTTGTCCAACTCACCCGCGAGCGGGCCAAACCAGGCCAACGGCTCTGGAACCCCACCTCGCCAGACCCGCAGCTTCTCGACGGCCTAAACGCTGTCATCCACCTCGCCGGAGAACCCATTCTCGGTCGTTTCAGCGACTCCCACAAGAAGGCGCTGCGAGATTCCCGCATCGAACCGACCAAGAAACTTGCCGAACTCGTCTCCACCAGCCCCACCTGCCACACGTTTATCTCAGCATCTGCCATCGGCTACTACGGCCCGAAGTGCGGAACGGATGAACCAGTCGATGTTCACGCTGGTCCCGGCGAAGGTTTCCTCGCTGACGTGGTAGCCGACTGGGAAGCTGCTGCAACGACCTGCACTAAACGAACAGTGCTCATGCGTACCGGCATGGTGCTATCTGGGCGCGGCGGAGCGTTGCCGGTGTTCAAGGCATTGTTTTCTACCGGACTTGGTGGTTCCCTTGGCACCGGCGAGCAGTGGATGTCGTGGGTGAGCATTGACGACCTCGTCGATGCTTATGCTGCCGCGCTTTTCAATGACTCTTCCGGACCTGTCAATGCGGTCTCCCCCCACCCGGTGCGCAACTCTGAGTTCGCGGAGCTGCTCTCCAAGGAGTTGCGTCGGCCAGCTTTGGTCAACATACCGAGCATTGGTCCAAAGCTGCTGCTGGGCAAAGAAGGCGCGACTGAGTTTGCGCTCGCGGACCAACGTGTCGCGACGTCGCTGCGAGATCTGCGCCATCCCCATCTCGCGCAGGCACTGGGGCATGAATTGGGTGGCGACCATGCTTGA
- a CDS encoding PPK2 family polyphosphate kinase: protein MSTFTIAEAKALVDPTIDPTSTPGFKASKENIERQVAEIEPELRELQEKLYANFRSGNNPGNILIVLQGMDTSGKGGVVKHTLDPLDPQGVHITGFGKPTKEELSHDFLWRIRKALPGPGKVGIFDRSHYEDVIVHRVHELSSPEEIERRYDAINEFEKELVDGGTTIIKVFLHISKEFQKENLTERLEDPTKYWKYNPGDVDERGHWDAYQEAYRIAFEKTSTDVAPWYIVPSDNKPYARMVVKFLLLDALRSKNLEWPAADFDVEVEKARVAAS, encoded by the coding sequence ATGAGTACTTTTACAATTGCCGAGGCCAAAGCTCTCGTAGATCCAACCATCGACCCGACCAGCACCCCGGGGTTCAAGGCGTCGAAAGAAAACATTGAACGTCAGGTAGCTGAGATCGAGCCGGAGCTACGAGAACTGCAGGAAAAGCTCTACGCGAATTTCCGCTCGGGCAACAATCCCGGAAACATTCTCATCGTTCTGCAGGGTATGGACACTTCTGGCAAGGGCGGCGTGGTGAAACACACCCTGGATCCATTAGATCCGCAAGGTGTGCACATCACTGGTTTTGGTAAACCAACCAAGGAAGAACTCTCGCACGACTTCCTGTGGCGCATCCGCAAAGCCCTGCCAGGTCCGGGCAAGGTCGGGATCTTCGACCGTTCGCACTACGAGGATGTCATCGTCCATCGCGTGCACGAACTTTCCAGTCCGGAGGAAATCGAGCGGCGCTACGATGCCATCAATGAGTTTGAGAAGGAACTCGTCGACGGTGGCACCACGATCATCAAGGTCTTTCTGCATATCTCCAAAGAGTTCCAGAAAGAAAACCTCACCGAGCGCCTGGAAGATCCAACCAAGTACTGGAAGTACAATCCGGGTGACGTTGACGAACGCGGGCACTGGGACGCATACCAAGAGGCTTACCGGATCGCTTTTGAAAAGACCAGCACTGACGTTGCTCCGTGGTACATCGTCCCGAGCGACAATAAGCCTTATGCCCGCATGGTAGTGAAATTCCTGCTGCTTGATGCCCTCCGCAGCAAGAATCTCGAGTGGCCAGCAGCCGACTTCGATGTCGAAGTGGAAAAGGCTAGAGTAGCTGCTTCCTAG
- the pyrR gene encoding bifunctional pyr operon transcriptional regulator/uracil phosphoribosyltransferase PyrR yields MSDTMETELLSAADVGRTVARIAHQIIEKTALDAGESRVLLLGIPSGGVPLAQRLAAKIEEFSGVTVPTGSLDITLYRDDLRSKPHRALLPTVIPETIDDAIVILVDDVLFSGRTIRAALDALRDEGRPANIQLAVLVDRGHRQLPIRADYVGKNLPTSKDEDVNVRLSEIDGHDGVFIKRES; encoded by the coding sequence ATGAGCGACACCATGGAAACCGAATTGCTGTCCGCAGCAGACGTCGGCCGAACCGTGGCGCGAATCGCGCACCAGATTATTGAGAAAACGGCACTAGACGCAGGCGAATCCCGCGTGCTTCTCCTTGGCATTCCATCAGGAGGCGTGCCCCTTGCGCAGCGCCTGGCTGCCAAGATCGAAGAGTTTTCGGGGGTGACAGTACCCACCGGCTCGCTAGACATCACGCTGTACCGCGACGATTTGCGATCCAAACCGCATCGCGCGCTGCTACCCACCGTGATACCCGAGACCATCGACGACGCAATCGTCATCCTCGTTGACGACGTCCTCTTCTCGGGCCGTACCATCCGCGCCGCACTCGACGCCCTCCGCGACGAGGGGCGCCCGGCAAACATCCAGCTTGCAGTGCTCGTTGACCGCGGACACCGCCAGCTGCCGATCCGCGCCGACTACGTTGGCAAAAACCTCCCCACTTCAAAAGACGAAGACGTTAACGTTCGACTGTCGGAAATCGACGGTCACGACGGTGTCTTTATCAAGCGAGAGAGCTAA
- a CDS encoding type III secretion system chaperone family protein, with amino-acid sequence MEVTYPRLLAAARTLGVQLTPTPTARLWVANLNDCLVQFLSLPSSIVLRMDLPEVSIPACNDTNASPLFVSAALIDAPAPLTRLEYNFPTAAGLTDHQLEHLLKTGLDHLFAARKQLL; translated from the coding sequence ATGGAAGTAACATATCCCCGACTCCTCGCTGCAGCCCGAACGCTAGGAGTGCAGCTCACTCCGACGCCCACAGCGCGACTATGGGTGGCGAACCTCAACGACTGCCTCGTGCAGTTTCTATCGCTGCCATCCAGCATCGTGCTGCGCATGGATCTTCCCGAAGTGAGCATCCCGGCCTGTAACGACACCAACGCCTCGCCGCTCTTCGTGTCCGCAGCGCTTATCGACGCCCCTGCGCCGCTCACTCGGTTGGAATACAACTTTCCCACCGCGGCGGGTCTCACCGATCACCAGCTAGAGCATCTGCTGAAGACCGGACTCGACCATCTTTTTGCTGCTAGGAAGCAGCTACTCTAG
- a CDS encoding YbjN domain-containing protein produces the protein MLDRIADFFSAEGLEFVRDERSVSTGFEDVAITVFATAENLLVSARFRDSWRNLVAVNEWNAHHVSPTAFVVDGDLYFKQGLALAEDLDDNQLGFFLSATLGAIGSACEWFAQWK, from the coding sequence ATGCTTGATCGCATTGCAGACTTCTTTTCGGCAGAAGGCTTAGAGTTCGTCCGAGACGAAAGATCGGTGTCCACCGGATTCGAGGACGTGGCGATCACGGTTTTTGCCACGGCAGAAAATCTGCTGGTCAGCGCTCGGTTCCGTGATTCATGGCGAAATCTCGTCGCCGTCAACGAGTGGAATGCCCACCACGTCAGTCCGACCGCATTCGTGGTGGACGGCGATCTCTATTTCAAACAGGGTCTCGCGTTAGCCGAGGATCTTGACGACAATCAACTCGGATTCTTCCTTTCCGCCACACTCGGCGCAATCGGATCCGCTTGCGAATGGTTTGCCCAATGGAAGTAA
- the carB gene encoding carbamoyl-phosphate synthase large subunit, with the protein MPKRNDIKHVLVIGSGPIVIGQACEFDYSGTQACRVLKQEGLRVTLINSNPATIMTDPEFADHTYVEPIQPEYIEKIFEKEIAQGHPIDAVLATLGGQTALNAAIQLDRRGSLEKYNVELIGADIPAIQRGEDRQMFKDIVAKIGGESARSRVCHNMDEVHEAVKDLGLPVVVRPSFTMGGLGSGLAYNDADLERIAGGGLAASPEANVLIEESILGWKEFELELMRDGDDNVVVVCSIENVDALGVHTGDSVTVAPSMTLTDREFQIMRDQGIAIIREVGVDTGGCNIQFAINPNDGRIITIEMNPRVSRSSALASKATGFPIAKIAAKLAIGYTLDEITNDITGETPAAFEPTLDYVVVKAPRFAFEKFVGADDTLTTTMKSVGEAMSLGRNYISALGKVMRSLENKQAGFWTVPDEAFAGERATDVKAVLEDLKRPTEGRLYDAELALRLGASVEEVYEASGIDPWFLGELQTLVDFRQRLIDAPFLNEELMRYAKFLGLSDRQIAALRPEFAGEDGIRRLRWSLGIRPVFKTVDTCAAEFEAKTPYHYSAYELDPNAESEVAPQTEKDKVIILGSGPNRIGQGIEFDYSCVHAALELSRVGFETVMVNCNPETVSTDYDTADRLYFEPLTFEDVMEVYHAECQSGTVAGVIVQLGGQTPLGLAQQLRDAGVPVVGTSPEAINLAEDRGEFGEVLRKAELPAPAFGTATSFEEARAVANNIGYPVLVRPSYVLGGRGMEIVYDESSLKDYIERATEITSDHPVLVDRFLDNAIEIDVDALCDGEEVYLAGVMEHIEEAGIHSGDSACALPPMTLGAEDINKVRESTKALAHGIGVKGLMNVQFALKDDILYVIEANPRASRTVPFVSKATGVPLAKAASRIMLGATLAELKAEGMIPSDHDGGSLPLDAPIAVKEAVLPFNRFRRPDGTMLDSLLSPEMKSTGEVMGLADNFGAAYNKAEAAAFGELPTDGTVFVSVANRDKRSLIFPIQRLATLGFHILATAGTAGMLRRNGVPCETVLKQHEASENEKSIVDMINAGDVNLILNTPAGTAGARTDGYDIRAAAVNAGIPLVTTVQGVTAAVQGIEALRSGELGVLALQELDHSVGEK; encoded by the coding sequence ATGCCAAAGCGTAACGACATCAAGCACGTACTGGTCATCGGTTCCGGCCCGATCGTCATCGGCCAGGCCTGTGAATTCGACTACTCCGGCACCCAGGCGTGCCGCGTGCTCAAGCAGGAGGGCCTGCGCGTCACCCTGATCAACTCCAACCCGGCCACGATCATGACCGACCCTGAGTTCGCTGACCACACCTACGTGGAGCCGATTCAGCCGGAGTACATTGAGAAGATTTTCGAAAAGGAAATCGCTCAAGGCCACCCAATCGATGCAGTGCTGGCAACGCTGGGCGGACAGACCGCGCTGAACGCAGCTATCCAACTGGATCGCCGCGGCTCCCTAGAAAAGTACAACGTAGAACTCATCGGCGCGGATATTCCAGCTATTCAGCGCGGCGAAGACCGCCAGATGTTCAAGGACATCGTCGCCAAGATTGGTGGCGAGTCCGCTCGCTCCCGCGTCTGCCACAACATGGATGAGGTCCATGAGGCCGTAAAAGACCTCGGTCTGCCCGTAGTCGTTCGCCCATCCTTCACCATGGGTGGCCTCGGCTCCGGCCTGGCCTACAACGATGCCGACCTCGAGCGCATCGCTGGCGGCGGTCTGGCTGCATCCCCTGAAGCCAACGTGCTGATTGAAGAGTCCATCCTGGGCTGGAAGGAATTCGAGCTCGAGCTCATGCGCGACGGCGATGACAACGTGGTTGTCGTCTGTTCCATCGAAAACGTTGACGCTCTCGGCGTGCACACCGGCGACTCCGTCACTGTGGCACCGTCCATGACCTTGACGGACCGCGAGTTCCAGATCATGCGTGACCAGGGCATCGCGATCATCCGCGAGGTTGGCGTTGACACCGGCGGCTGTAACATCCAGTTCGCCATCAACCCGAACGACGGTCGCATCATCACCATCGAGATGAACCCGCGCGTGTCCCGTTCTTCCGCCCTAGCGTCGAAGGCCACTGGCTTCCCAATCGCAAAGATCGCGGCGAAGCTCGCCATCGGCTACACCCTGGATGAAATCACCAACGACATCACCGGCGAGACGCCGGCGGCATTCGAGCCGACGTTGGACTATGTCGTCGTGAAGGCCCCACGCTTTGCTTTTGAAAAGTTCGTCGGTGCCGACGACACCCTGACCACCACGATGAAGTCGGTCGGCGAAGCTATGTCGCTCGGTCGCAACTACATCAGCGCACTCGGCAAGGTCATGCGTTCCTTGGAAAACAAGCAAGCCGGTTTCTGGACCGTGCCGGACGAGGCGTTCGCGGGCGAGCGCGCCACGGACGTGAAGGCTGTGCTCGAAGACCTCAAGCGCCCAACCGAAGGCCGTCTCTACGACGCTGAACTCGCCCTGCGCCTCGGCGCGAGCGTGGAAGAGGTCTACGAAGCTTCCGGCATCGATCCGTGGTTCCTCGGCGAACTGCAGACCCTGGTTGATTTCCGCCAGCGCCTTATCGACGCTCCATTCCTCAATGAAGAGTTGATGCGCTACGCCAAGTTCCTGGGCCTGTCTGACCGCCAGATCGCTGCGCTGCGCCCAGAGTTTGCCGGCGAAGATGGCATCCGACGCCTGCGCTGGTCCCTCGGAATCCGTCCGGTCTTCAAGACCGTTGATACCTGTGCCGCAGAGTTTGAGGCCAAGACCCCGTACCACTACTCCGCATACGAGCTTGATCCGAACGCAGAGTCCGAGGTCGCTCCACAGACCGAAAAAGACAAGGTCATTATTCTTGGCTCGGGCCCGAACCGTATCGGACAGGGCATTGAGTTCGACTACTCCTGTGTGCACGCTGCCCTAGAGCTTTCCCGCGTGGGCTTTGAGACTGTGATGGTCAACTGCAACCCAGAGACCGTCTCCACCGACTACGACACCGCAGACCGACTCTACTTTGAGCCGCTCACCTTCGAAGACGTCATGGAGGTTTACCACGCAGAATGCCAGTCCGGCACCGTTGCAGGTGTCATCGTCCAGCTCGGTGGACAGACCCCGCTTGGCCTAGCGCAGCAATTGCGCGATGCCGGTGTGCCAGTGGTCGGTACCTCTCCGGAAGCCATCAATCTGGCTGAGGACCGCGGTGAGTTTGGTGAAGTGCTGCGCAAGGCAGAGCTTCCAGCCCCTGCTTTTGGTACTGCGACGTCCTTCGAAGAGGCCCGCGCAGTAGCGAACAATATCGGCTACCCAGTTCTCGTTCGCCCGTCCTACGTGCTCGGCGGCCGCGGTATGGAGATTGTCTACGATGAGTCCTCTCTCAAGGACTACATTGAGCGTGCCACTGAGATCACCTCCGACCACCCAGTGCTCGTCGACCGCTTCCTCGACAACGCTATCGAGATCGATGTTGACGCGCTGTGCGATGGGGAAGAGGTCTACCTGGCTGGTGTCATGGAACACATCGAGGAAGCCGGCATTCACTCCGGCGACTCCGCGTGTGCTCTTCCTCCAATGACCCTCGGCGCCGAAGACATCAACAAGGTTCGCGAGTCCACTAAGGCGCTGGCCCATGGCATCGGCGTCAAGGGCCTGATGAACGTACAGTTCGCGCTCAAGGACGACATTCTGTACGTGATCGAAGCTAACCCTCGTGCTTCGCGTACCGTGCCTTTCGTGTCCAAGGCAACTGGTGTGCCACTGGCTAAGGCTGCTTCCCGCATCATGCTGGGCGCCACCTTGGCCGAGCTCAAGGCCGAAGGCATGATCCCATCCGACCACGACGGTGGATCCCTGCCTCTCGACGCTCCAATCGCTGTCAAGGAAGCAGTACTGCCATTCAACCGTTTCCGTCGTCCAGACGGCACCATGTTGGATTCTTTGCTGAGTCCGGAAATGAAGTCCACCGGCGAGGTCATGGGTCTGGCCGATAACTTCGGCGCGGCATATAACAAGGCTGAAGCTGCGGCTTTCGGTGAATTGCCTACTGATGGCACGGTATTCGTCTCCGTCGCTAACCGCGACAAGCGCAGCTTGATCTTCCCGATTCAGCGCTTGGCCACCCTGGGTTTCCATATCTTGGCAACTGCCGGCACCGCAGGCATGCTGCGTCGCAATGGCGTGCCTTGCGAAACCGTGCTTAAGCAACATGAGGCTTCTGAGAACGAGAAGTCGATCGTCGACATGATCAACGCCGGCGACGTCAATCTCATCCTCAATACCCCAGCTGGCACCGCTGGAGCACGTACCGACGGCTACGACATTCGCGCTGCTGCCGTCAACGCGGGTATTCCGTTGGTCACCACCGTGCAGGGCGTCACCGCTGCCGTCCAGGGCATTGAAGCCTTGCGATCCGGCGAGCTTGGTGTCCTTGCCCTCCAGGAGCTCGATCACTCGGTAGGGGAGAAGTAA